A region of the Ignavibacteriota bacterium genome:
ACTTGCCGTTCCAACGGCTGCCAATAAAACAATAACGCAACATTCGGATTTTGTTCAAGTTCTTTTCCTTTCCTGCTGTTATAGTTGGTGAAGAACATAAATCCATGTTCGTTCACTTCTTTCAACAACACCATCCGCGACGATGGTTTTCCGTCTATTGAAACGGTTGCGAGCGACATCGCTTCGGGCATGGCGATGCCGGATGTTTGTGCTTCTTCAAACCAATTCTTGAATTGCTGAATCGGATTCGGATGAATAGTTGTTGTATCGAGGGAGTGGTTCATTGTTTAACTTCTTATTATAGTGGATGTTATCAAAACAAATCTATGATTGAATCATGCCAATGGCAATATATCAAATAAGAAAATAAATCAAGAAAAACTGAACAACTCTCTTGACCGTTTCCCAAATTTTTCTTAGGTTCAATCAGTCGAACGGATTCATCATTTCCCGCTCGCGAAAACTACGAATGGATGTGTTGACGTTAATATTGCTCGGGGCGGTTGTCATTCTTGTTGTTATTCTCCTTTCGCGGAAACCCACTCCAGCGCAAACAGATTATTCCCAAACTCTTCAACTTATGCAACAACAGGTCGAAGCGTTGCGCGGCGACATGCGAACAAGTTTACAGCATGTTTCGGAAAATCTTAATCAACAACTCAACAGTGTTACGCAACAACTGCAAACGCAAACCACTTCCGTCGGCAGCCGTCTCGATAATGCGACGCGGGTGATAGGCGATGTTCAGAAAAATCTCGGGCAACTCGGACAGGCGACGCAGGAGATTAAAGAGTTGGGACAAAGCGTTTCCAAGTTGGAAGAACTGCTTCGCGCTCCGAAACTTCGCGGCGGTTTGGGCGAATTGCTTCTCGAAGATTTGCTGAAACAGGTGTTACCGTCGGAACATTTTGAAATGCAATACAAATTCAAAAACGGACAGACGGTTGATGCAATCATTCGGACATCGGAAGGAATCGTTCCGGTGGATTCAAAATTTCCGCTCGAAAATTTCAGAAAATATTATGAAACATCAACCGAAAGCGAGAAGAAACAGTTTCAGAAAACATTTCTCAGCGATGTGAAGAAACATATCGAAGCCATTGCAGGGAAATATATCCTTCCGGATGAAGGAACCTTTCCGTTTGCGTTGATGTATATTCCTGCAGAGAATATTTATTATGAAGTCATCATCAAAGCCGAAGGCGCAGACGTGTATCAACTTGCGTTAAGCAACAATGTTGTGCCGGTTTCGCCGAACAGTTTCTACGCGTACTTACAGGTGATTGCTCTTGGCTTGCGCGGATTAAAAATCGAACAGAGCGCAAAACAGATTTTGAACACACTCGGTCGTTTGCAAGGCGACATCGGAAAAGTGCGCGATGCGTTCGAGACGCTTGGTGCGCATCTCAACAACGCGCACAACAAATACGACGAAGCAGACAAACGGCTTTCACTATTCGAAAACAAATTGGAAGGAATTGCAGAACGAACCAACACCAATGAACAATCAGAATCGAATTACCAATTGTTACGCTGACCGCAGTGCGGTCAGTCGCTCTTTACCAACTACAATTACAAGGAAATTTCTATGTATCTACAAGTTCATCCTGATAATCCTCAAGGTCGCCACATCGAACACGCGGTTGACGTGTTAAAGCATGGCGGCGTCATCATTTATCCGACCGATACCGTGTATGGCATCGGCTGTAG
Encoded here:
- a CDS encoding DNA recombination protein RmuC, whose protein sequence is MTVSQIFLRFNQSNGFIISRSRKLRMDVLTLILLGAVVILVVILLSRKPTPAQTDYSQTLQLMQQQVEALRGDMRTSLQHVSENLNQQLNSVTQQLQTQTTSVGSRLDNATRVIGDVQKNLGQLGQATQEIKELGQSVSKLEELLRAPKLRGGLGELLLEDLLKQVLPSEHFEMQYKFKNGQTVDAIIRTSEGIVPVDSKFPLENFRKYYETSTESEKKQFQKTFLSDVKKHIEAIAGKYILPDEGTFPFALMYIPAENIYYEVIIKAEGADVYQLALSNNVVPVSPNSFYAYLQVIALGLRGLKIEQSAKQILNTLGRLQGDIGKVRDAFETLGAHLNNAHNKYDEADKRLSLFENKLEGIAERTNTNEQSESNYQLLR